Part of the Mya arenaria isolate MELC-2E11 chromosome 8, ASM2691426v1 genome, ATGGTATAACCAACATCTCACTGATATTTTTCAGGCGCTATGGTGTGGATGGGTAGTGAAAAGCCCAAATTACAAGTATTACTTTGCAGGGGATACGGGATATCAGGGTGAGCTATTTAAGCTGATTGGCCGAAAATATGGACCCTTTGATCTTGCATCAATACCAATAGGAGCCTACCATCCCAGGTAACCTGAAATAGtaaatacatgttattaatatataagGAAAACTGCAATCTAGATTAAGAATCTGATTTTTTCCGACCGTcttattaacatatttgaataattagAGGTGTGGTGTTAAACTGTTCAagaaatagtttcatttttgtttttcagatatATTACAGAATTTCAGCATGTTAACCCGGAAGAGGCAGTAGAAGTTCACAAGGATATACAATCCAAAATATCTGTTGGAATGCACTGGGGTACATTTGAGCTCACCAATGAGgtattttcattgcatttttaaaagataGCATATGGTTGTCTGAACTTTGTCCGAATATTTGAATTTAACGATAGGTGTTTTCagacatgtatatgtttatatacgtTTTACAATACATTAGCTGCACGTGACATATTTCAGACAATacagacggaagtacgttcctaatacgtatgtttacttggttggtaatatgcaaattagcaaagcctggGTTCTGTATGGATTGAGACTTTgttgtatataaagaccagcggaaCCCTCGAAgacgagcatgcttttctctgaagggatctgttgcgtTTTTGACGTTGCACGTTACAATAAAATCtgtaaacgtacaattatttggactagaaaGATATTTTCAATACTAGTTGTAGTTCTGTTGTGTACTAAAAGGAGGTATTTGTCATGCAGTACCTTTTGTTACTTCAGTATTACTTGGAGCCACCACAGAGGTTGGAAAAACAGATGAAGAAAGAAAAGCTGGACCTCAAAACGTTCTTCAATTTGCGAATCGGAGAAACATGGGTAGTAGGCGAAAACCGGGACTATAACCCGCCTTTTAtggagagagagaaagagaaaACTCAGACACTCAGCGATGACCCACCTACACAGAGACCTGACGATGACCCATCTACACAGAAACTCGGCGATGACTCACCTACACAGAAACACGGCGATGACCCATCTACACAGAGTCAGGGTGATGACCCATCTACACAGAGACACAGCGATGACTCACCTACACAGAGACACGGCGATGACCCACCTACACAGAGTCACGGCGATGACCCACCTACACAGAGACACGACGATGACCCTCCTACACAGAGACACGGCGGTGACCCATCTACACAGATACACGGCGATGACCCATCTACACAGAGTCACGGCGATGACCCATCTACACAGAGACACAGCGATGACCCATCTACACAGAGACACGGTGATGACCCATCTACACAGAGACACGGCGATGACCCATCTGCACAGAGACCCAGCAATGACCCATCTACACAGAGTCACGGCGATGACCCTCCTACACAGAGACACGGCGATGACCCATCTACACAGAGTCACGGCGATGACCCTCCTACACAGAGACACGGCGATGACCCATCTACACAGAGTCACGGCGATGACCCTCCTACACAGAGACACGGCGATGACCCTCCTACACAGAGACACGGCGATGACCCTCCTACACAGAGACACGGCGATGACCCTCCTACACAGAGACACGGCGATGACCCTCCTACACAGAGTCACGGCAATCTCTACGATGACCCTCTTACACAGTGAATCGGCGATGAATCATCTGTCAGCGAGAATGAGAAACAGGAAACATCCGGATCTACCAGTTGGGCAAAGATGAACCTTGGAGAAAATGGAcaatgaatattgaaaaaacactGACTACACTGTATAGATGATACTATAATAATATAGATAATTGAAGTTTTGATAAGTGTTATAAATATAGTACTGATTGATGTAATCGTTTTGTGGTGTTTGAAGTTCGCACATACTTGGTATACTAGTATGGCAAGAAAgggtttttaaagttttcaaacaGTTTATTGTTAGtatgatatttacatttcaaaatcatGCTTGAGTTGTAATTAAAACTGTGAATAATCATTAATCACtttaatcatattatatattatagatATGTTGAAAGaattacattttattcactATTTTAACTCCACACAAGAAACCAATCATCTATTAACACTATAAGATGCAatgttacccccccccccccaccacacacacacagcTTCAGCATCAAGTTTCTTTTCATTTCTAAACATTTAATGATGCTTTCTCATTATTCCTTACCTTATATTTTAGGCGTGATTTGGAGGTGTACATTTGTAATAAGTTAATATATACTTGTGCCATTTAGTACTTTATACATTGAATTTAAAACAGTGCAATGCATTTTATTCTGATATACTTGCACATATAAACAGTACCTGTTCATATATTGCTCTTTAATTATGTCAGAGTACAGTGTACATAATTAGATTCACAAATAGTTCtaattttttctttattttgttcagATTTTTGTTGGGCTAATCTCATTGTTTtcgcatttttaatttttaaataaaccacaagttcactatttttggtttaattTCAACCATTTGAAGAATCGCCTTATACTTAGTGttacaatgtttcaaaatatatcacttAATTTAACAGCTGGAAATCTACTGTGCGCCAATTGCTTCTATAGAAACGCAATTTTAGCTTTCCAAGTGCATGTGTACAGAACAAAAAGTCATTTTGTCCTTCTCTTGCACATATTCGGGGATTCTAAGGTACATTGTATAGGACTAAGGCGTATATCAAAATTGAGGGCATTTAACTTCAGGCAActttgtaatgatttttttggGGCATAAATCCCCCATTCTCAAAAAGACCCCTGGTATTTTTTAGGAATGACAATTATAAGCTGTAGGAACACTAGAAATCTTAAAGATTCACTATTACTCCGAAATAAGATTCaacacattaaatataattgtttaaatatatcaaaaagtataaacaaatgtcaaaaacaatggtgcttatgaaggattacgaaattaatttgaaagacaggtgttgaaaacacagtatttctgacttatgagatgatagtagatccagtaaatcttttagcattcaccaatcatttaatattttttgagtttttagctattaaatacatagtcataatcttgttatcagtaattaatatttttcatttttatttagtaagttgtttaaggtttatcactcaaaatttatgtttgttatacatgtgtatgtatagattttgaataagagaggcactttaattttacaattcaATTTGTATGCTCAGTTGGTAACGTACCTGACCTATAAACCAGCAGTAAGTGGTTCAAGCCTAACAGGGGGCACATTTTGTACAGGGTTTAATGTTAATTACttgatttttatgttaaaacaattgttccAATGCAGACACAGGAAAATGAGTTCGTCTAAATTTGTGAAAGTATACATAAATACAGTATCGTGCGAGTTTATTTAGATTAACATAATCTACTACTTTCCCATGAATGTTTGCCCTATCGAGTTTTTGTTTGTCTGTTCTTGAAGAAAAGGGTCGAGGTATTTGTCATAGCTTTGGTGGTGAAGTTGGCGATGTCGCCAATATCAACCTTGgcactgttcaagatattcaatgGGAACTTGGTACCTATACTAGCATGTACAGCAAAGCCCATAACATACATAAGTAagtgttgagttatgccccttttccGACTGAAAAAACCCAACAGACACGCTTTGACATGACTACCTTCATAATAAGCAGATCAGTTCATTGTTTGTAACAGGCTTTCATTTTGTCTGCAATGCTCCAATGTGCAAAACTATTTAAAGGGAAATAGCCCCCTTAATGCGAAAACAAATACTTTCTAAGTTATCAACTAAGAGGTTGTACTTAAAGCCCCTGTGAAGTTCTATTGTAATATGCTCAaaattgcagattttttttcttcaaaattcaGTAGAATGCCATTTGGACTGCGCAATGCTCTTATGTGCAAACTAGTGACAGTCAATACATGTCTGATCTGCACATGCAAACAGTTATCATAACTAtgctttaaacaaaatgcatgtGCGAAGTTTTATCACCATATGTACAGTAGTTTCAAAAAGAGTGTTTTTGAGACTTTATTGAGTTGACCCTTAGCAAACTTAGTTTGGTTACAGAATTGCCCGAAAGAATTCTCTGTCAAAATTCTCTGTCTTGCACGTCGTTCACTGGAGACTAGACCGGTGACTTTGTTTAGTTTAAAACGGTCTTATAAAAAGTTCCTAAAACTTTGAAGgggcacattttttttaattttaactcttttcatgtttaactcaaaTGTTGTCtttggcatcaacctatattttGACCCTTTAAAGATGAATCCCTGACGTTGGACAGTGATAGATGATCGTGAAAGGGAAGTAACTCATTGGCActtcataataattttatatggtcaaatatttttacaaatataatgcTGTGCTTGCAGAAGGCAAGCTTTGGCAATATTGCCAACTCACAGTTGAAACTTTCAATGCTCAGTTGCATAAATTTGTCTtcaatttcaaaacacaaaCTCCAGTTTCcattattatacaattttaattcTACTATGCTGAGTAAACTTTAATTTGGTTTGTAAATCCCATAattatgaacataaaaaaatgtcaaatgaacATGTGTGACATTCTCTATATTTAGCATAACGGTAATGATCActgttatcaataaaattatgaGACTGAATCATTctattgttataataattatttcctttttaatgccttgtttaaatgaataaaacatggtACAGTACATGCTTTTGTGTAAATTTATACATGAAATGTGTgaaaaaatctttataaattCTACACCACTTCTTGTGAAGCAATTTGAAACGGAAATTTCTGAATCTCATAAGATATTTCTTTTCCATTGTTTGTGATTGATATTGGAACAGTTTCACCCGTTGAACTGGTAACATTCACAATATGAGTAGCGCCTTCAACTTTCATTAAATCATCAGGAACTTTCAGCTCAATAGTTTCAACATTATCAGTAATGTGAAGAATATGAGTTTcttcttcattttcatttacttcTCCCATATTTTGATCAACTAACATCCCTTCGTCTTGTTGTTTGATATAATCAGTGAGTCTTAATTTCTTTGCTGGTTTTTTGCCTACATTGTGTGCTTTGTAGTAATGCTCCTTTAGTTTGTCAAATCTTGTACTAGAAAAGCTGCAGAGGTCGCATCTATATGGCCGATCCATTGTGTGGAGAAGCATATGGCGTTTCAAATTCTTTACAAGTGAAAACCGAGTTCCACATGAACCGCATAAATGAGGTTTTTCTTTCGTATGTGTCACCATgtgaaatttcaagtttgatttCTTGGTTGACTGATAGTCACATTCAGGTTCAGGGCACTTGAATGTATCTCCTGAATGAATCAAGTAATGACCTTTCAGCTGATTCTTGTGGACGGTAGCATACCCACACAAATCACACAAATAATCCTTCGAGTTTTTGTGCGTGACTTTATGTGCTTTCAATGCATGTTTCCACTTAAAACCAGCATCACAAATGCTGCACACATACGGCCTTATCTTAGAATGTTTTGGAAGATGCTGGTGTAACTTTGCTTTCgtattaaatattgattgacAGAAGTTACAGCAAAATGTATCTGGTGCTTCATGGCTTTTCATGTGCTCTTCAAACTCTGGTAAAGTAGTTGTGGCTTCACATAACCATTCACAGAATGGACACTTCTTTAGATCAAAGGCATGAAGAA contains:
- the LOC128244134 gene encoding N-acyl-phosphatidylethanolamine-hydrolyzing phospholipase D-like, encoding MDEIQRVHPVLDYDFQKVNNPPQDKIQITWIGHATVLVQIEGMNILADPVFSEKCGPAGFGLQLGYTRFRCPACQVEDLPPIHVVLISHNHHDHLDSQSVKDIAQLYSGAKWLVGLGNAKFCKKHGCKDVKELKWWEPTTVGAFTFVCTPTQHWCQRYPLDFNHALWCGWVVKSPNYKYYFAGDTGYQGELFKLIGRKYGPFDLASIPIGAYHPRYITEFQHVNPEEAVEVHKDIQSKISVGMHWGTFELTNEYYLEPPQRLEKQMKKEKLDLKTFFNLRIGETWVVGENRDYNPPFMEREKEKTQTLSDDPPTQRPDDDPSTQKLGDDSPTQKHGDDPSTQSQGDDPSTQRHSDDSPTQRHGDDPPTQSHGDDPPTQRHDDDPPTQRHGGDPSTQIHGDDPSTQSHGDDPSTQRHSDDPSTQRHGDDPSTQRHGDDPSAQRPSNDPSTQSHGDDPPTQRHGDDPSTQSHGDDPPTQRHGDDPSTQSHGDDPPTQRHGDDPPTQRHGDDPPTQRHGDDPPTQRHGDDPPTQSHGNLYDDPLTQ